Proteins from a genomic interval of Lycium ferocissimum isolate CSIRO_LF1 chromosome 2, AGI_CSIRO_Lferr_CH_V1, whole genome shotgun sequence:
- the LOC132033463 gene encoding protein COFACTOR ASSEMBLY OF COMPLEX C SUBUNIT B CCB3, chloroplastic codes for MAISTLIPTPPQSNGYPTALLHSHSNGAPCIYGNFLIPMRRRNLQRMRDTKFRACSYLDSSMEVVQSNGNIPTSPLSSEEVVKAFTSSAIDTSHASSPLMQRLVLLDLDPATAKLAISFLSPFLSAFAFLFILRIVMSWYPKLPVGKFPYVIAYAPTEPFLFATRKVIPPLAGVDVTPVVWFGLVSFLNEILLGPQGLLVLLSQKQV; via the exons ATGGCTATATCTACCCTTATTCCCACCCCACCTCAATCCAATG GATACCCAACCGCTTTGTTACACTCACATAGCAATGGGGCTCCATGCATCTAT GGAAACTTCCTAATACCCATGAGAAGAAGAAATCTCCAAAGGATGAGAGATACAAAATTCAGAGCATGTTCTTATCTGGATAGCTCTATGGAAGTGGTTCAGTCAAATGGAAACATTCCAACTAGTCCTCTCAGTTCGGAAGAGGTTGTTAAAGCCTTCACAAGCAGTGCAATTGATACGTCACACGCTTCATCGCCACTGATGCAAAGACTGGTGTTGTTAGATTTAGACCCCGCCACGGCAAAACTGGCAATCAGCTTTCTCAGCCCCTTCCTGTCTGCATTTGCGTTTCTGTTCATTTTGAGAATAGTAATGTCCTGGTATCCTAAGCTTCCAGTTGGAAAGTTCCCTTATGTCATAGCTTATGCACCCACAGAGCCCTTTCTTTTCGCAACACGAAAAGTGATTCCTCCGCTAGCTGGAGTTGACGTGACACCTGTCGTTTGGTTTGGATTAGTCAGTTTCCTTAATGAGATTTTACTAGGCCCTCAAGGGCTGCTTGTCCTCCTATCTCAGAAACAGGTTTAG